In the genome of Ctenopharyngodon idella isolate HZGC_01 chromosome 19, HZGC01, whole genome shotgun sequence, one region contains:
- the LOC127501467 gene encoding zinc-alpha-2-glycoprotein-like isoform X1, producing MELRRLFFLCYIFLCTPHVQCEKHLLQYVYTALTKPAGFSGPEFSAVGLYDDRRISHYSNEEQTWKRDSQNSDIWRDTEEPNESRDRFIDLVNTLANCTRSKCDDLHTLQRRIGCEEDAVMNVTAFDEYRYDGEDFIAFNYNTMQWMEKNPKAKETKMKWNKQTRRNHYLQSDLKTCMNWISTFNHSISNAPDVHMFASEAPHDRSELILTCLATGFYPKHIEMKITLNNSNLEPFNSTGVRPNEDKTFQMRISVEIHRDEKEGYECHVSHSIQTNTTSWDGNYNCSEESRWQYLAAVAAAVFAAVVLMVFFMCIYTRTANKKLNSQKNSSNGSSGKNVTSESSDPLTAPDSPENHESDTPSQLIENRDRSQETNGATCWTLTGNTAAGPLCFPAVLKHRLSCKHTQQHLHWTETRFFTTA from the exons atGGAATTGCGCAGACTATTTTTTCtctgttacatttttttatgcacaCCACATGTTCAGTGCG agAAACATCTTCTCCAGTATGTTTACACCGCTCTCACCAAACCTGCTGGATTCTCCGGTCCAGAGTTCAGTGCAGTGGGTCTGTATGATGACAGACGGATCTCTCACTACAGTAATGAAGAACAAACCTGGAAAAGAGACAGTCAGAATTCAGATATCTGGAGAGACACTGAAGAACCAAATGAGTCTAGAGACCGGTTTATAGATCTGGTTAATACTCTGGCAAACTGTACAAGATCCAAATGTGACG ATCTCCATACACTACAGAGGAGAATCGGCTGTGAGGAGGATGCAGTGATGAATGTGACAGCGTTTGATGAGTACAGATATGATGGAGAGGACTTTATTGCCTTTAATTACAACACAATGCAGTGGATGGAGAAAAATCCAAAGGCAAAAGAAACCAAAATGAAGTGGAACAAACAAACACGCCGCAATCACTATCTCCAGTCAGACCTCAAGACCTGCATGAACTGGATCTCCACATTTAATCATTCAATAAGCA ATGCTCCAGATGTTCACATGTTTGCCTCTGAAGCTCCTCATGACCGAAGCGAGCTGATTCTGACCTGTCTGGCCACTGGCTTCTACCCCAAACACATAGAGATGAAGATCACACTGAACAACAGTAACCTTGAACCCTTCAACTCTACTGGAGTCAGACCGAATGAGGACAAGACCTTTCAGATGAGAATCAGTGTGGAGATTCACAGAGATGAGAAAGAGGGTTATGAGTGTCACGTCTCTCATAGCATTCAGACAAATACAACATCATGGG ATGGAAACTACAATTGCAGTGAAGAATCTAGATGGCAATATTTGGCAGCAGTAGCTGCAGCTGTATTTGCAGCTGTAGTTCTGATGGTGTTTTTCATGTGTATCTACACAAGGACTGCAAACAAGAAGTTAAATa GCCAGAAGAACTCCAGCAATGGATCCTCAGGGAAAAATGTCACCTCAGAGTCATCAGATCCTCTGACTGCACCTGATTCCCCTGAGAATCATGAATCTGACACACCGTCACAGCTGATAGAG AACAGAGACAGGAGCCAAGAGACTAATGGCGCCACCTGCTGGACACTCACTGGAAACACAGCAGCAGGTCCTCTGTGTTTTCCTGCGGTACTCAAACACAGGTTGAGCTGCAAACATACACAACAGCACCTTCACTGGACAGAGACGAGATTCTTCACTACAGCTTGA
- the LOC127501467 gene encoding major histocompatibility complex class I-related gene protein-like isoform X4, translating into MELICFNILVSLIFVRIRHVQCEKHLLQYVYTALTKPAGFSGPEFSAVGLYDDRRISHYSNEEQTWKRDSQNSDIWRDTEEPDESRDRFIDLVNTLANCTRAKCDDLHTLQRRIGCEKDAVMNVTAFDEYRYDGEDFIVFNYDTIQWMEKNPKAKETKMKWNKQTHRNHYLQSYLKTCMNWISTFNHSISNAPDVHMFASEARHDRSELNLTCLATGFYPKHIEMKITLNNRNLEPFNSTGVRPNEDKTFQMGISVEIHRDEKQCIECHVSHSSQTNKTSWDGNYNCSEESRWHYLAAVAAAVFAAVVAVLSILSIIYKRRKLNAGRGRAEWKWSKAGGENVNNPHLCDTLVLSPMEELQKDERRSDDQRCTECLKTILE; encoded by the exons ATGgaattaatatgttttaatatattagtCAGTTTAATTTTTGTACGCATACGCCATGTTCAGTGTG agAAACATCTTCTCCAGTATGTTTACACCGCTCTCACCAAACCTGCTGGATTCTCCGGTCCAGAGTTCAGTGCAGTGGGTCTGTATGATGACAGACGGATCTCTCACTACAGTAATGAAGAACAAACCTGGAAAAGAGACAGTCAGAATTCAGATATCTGGAGAGACACTGAAGAACCAGATGAGTCTAGAGACCGGTTTATAGATCTGGTTAATACTCTGGCAAACTGCACAAGAGCCAAATGTGACG ATCTCCATACACTACAGAGGAGAATCGGCTGTGAGAAGGATGCAGTGATGAATGTGACAGCGTTTGATGAGTACAGATATGATGGAGAGGACTTTATTGTCTTTAATTACGACACAATACAGTGGATGGAGAAAAATCCAAAGGCAAAAGAAACCAAAATGAAgtggaacaaacaaacacaccgcAATCACTATCTCCAGTCGTACCTCAAGACCTGCATGAACTGGATCTCCACATTTAATCATTCAATAAGCA ATGCTCCAGATGTTCACATGTTTGCCTCTGAAGCTCGTCATGACCGAAGCGAGCTGAATCTGACCTGTCTGGCCACTGGCTTCTACCCCAAACACATAGAGATGAAGATCACACTGAACAACAGAAACCTTGAACCCTTCAACTCTACTGGAGTCAGACCGAATGAGGACAAGACCTTTCAGATGGGAATCAGTGTGGAGATTCACAGAGATGAGAAACAGTGTATTGAGTGTCACGTCTCTCATAGCAGTCAGACAAATAAAACATCATGGG ATGGAAACTACAATTGCAGTGAAGAATCTAGATGGCATTATTTGGCAGCAGTAGCTGCAGCTGTATTTGCAGCTGTAGTTGCAGTTTTATCCATTTTGTCAATAATCTACAAAAGGAGAAAGTTAAATG cagggcggGGCCGAGCGGAGTGGAAGTGGAGCAAGGCCGGTGGAGAGAATGTTAATAACCCACACCTGTGCGACACACTGGTCTTGAGTCCAATGGAGGAGCTCCAGAAGGATGAAAGAAGGAGTGATGACCAAAGGTGTACAGAGtgcctgaaaaccatacttgagtaa
- the LOC127501467 gene encoding major histocompatibility complex class I-related gene protein-like isoform X3, giving the protein MFSVILFLPVSLFLICEFRNVYLKSLHGRRGFKAAVPKLSWKKHLLQYVYTALTKPAGFSGPEFSAVGLYDDRRISHYSNEEQTWKRDSQNSDIWRDTEEPDESRDRFIDLVNTLANCTRAKCDDLHTLQRRIGCEKDAVMNVTAFDEYRYDGEDFIVFNYDTIQWMEKNPKAKETKMKWNKQTHRNHYLQSYLKTCMNWISTFNHSISNAPDVHMFASEARHDRSELNLTCLATGFYPKHIEMKITLNNRNLEPFNSTGVRPNEDKTFQMGISVEIHRDEKQCIECHVSHSSQTNKTSWDGNYNCSEESRWHYLAAVAAAVFAAVVAVLSILSIIYKRRKLNGRGRAEWKWSKAGGENVNNPHLCDTLVLSPMEELQKDERRSDDQRCTECLKTILE; this is encoded by the exons ATGTTCAGTGTG ATTCTCTTCCTTCCAGTTTCACTTTTTCTCATTTGTGAATtcagaaatgtttatttgaaaagTCTTCATGGACGTCGAGGATTTAAAGCAGCGGTTCCCAAGCTGTCCTGGA agAAACATCTTCTCCAGTATGTTTACACCGCTCTCACCAAACCTGCTGGATTCTCCGGTCCAGAGTTCAGTGCAGTGGGTCTGTATGATGACAGACGGATCTCTCACTACAGTAATGAAGAACAAACCTGGAAAAGAGACAGTCAGAATTCAGATATCTGGAGAGACACTGAAGAACCAGATGAGTCTAGAGACCGGTTTATAGATCTGGTTAATACTCTGGCAAACTGCACAAGAGCCAAATGTGACG ATCTCCATACACTACAGAGGAGAATCGGCTGTGAGAAGGATGCAGTGATGAATGTGACAGCGTTTGATGAGTACAGATATGATGGAGAGGACTTTATTGTCTTTAATTACGACACAATACAGTGGATGGAGAAAAATCCAAAGGCAAAAGAAACCAAAATGAAgtggaacaaacaaacacaccgcAATCACTATCTCCAGTCGTACCTCAAGACCTGCATGAACTGGATCTCCACATTTAATCATTCAATAAGCA ATGCTCCAGATGTTCACATGTTTGCCTCTGAAGCTCGTCATGACCGAAGCGAGCTGAATCTGACCTGTCTGGCCACTGGCTTCTACCCCAAACACATAGAGATGAAGATCACACTGAACAACAGAAACCTTGAACCCTTCAACTCTACTGGAGTCAGACCGAATGAGGACAAGACCTTTCAGATGGGAATCAGTGTGGAGATTCACAGAGATGAGAAACAGTGTATTGAGTGTCACGTCTCTCATAGCAGTCAGACAAATAAAACATCATGGG ATGGAAACTACAATTGCAGTGAAGAATCTAGATGGCATTATTTGGCAGCAGTAGCTGCAGCTGTATTTGCAGCTGTAGTTGCAGTTTTATCCATTTTGTCAATAATCTACAAAAGGAGAAAGTTAAATG ggcggGGCCGAGCGGAGTGGAAGTGGAGCAAGGCCGGTGGAGAGAATGTTAATAACCCACACCTGTGCGACACACTGGTCTTGAGTCCAATGGAGGAGCTCCAGAAGGATGAAAGAAGGAGTGATGACCAAAGGTGTACAGAGtgcctgaaaaccatacttgagtaa
- the LOC127501684 gene encoding gastrula zinc finger protein XlCGF8.2DB-like, protein MEFEEEPCRIKDEDTEEQTDLMEVNGNKPHYFKNEDENAVVLKTEEDQAAKSQVQESFTCSECGKSYTCKPALNRHLIIHTGVKPFTCTQCGKSFTYKPDLKRHERIHTGESLLTCTQCGKTFIRKENLVKHMRFHTGEKLFTCTECGNSFIYKNQLNAHMRIHTGEKPFTCAQCGKSFGFKSTLQKHLHTHSGVRLFSCDQCDKTFVLAVHLKAHLKVHAGVKPYACFFCEMSFLEPHLLKKHERVHTGVRPYVCSYCGKSYTSSSALNSHQKVHTGERPYECSYCGKRFFYPQILTEHERVHTGEKPYKCSYCRKCFAQSGNLKKHERVHTGSKPYQCSSCGKSFNQISHLKNHKQKCCPELPASQIIHSQDIQVKQKLEFVSID, encoded by the exons ATGGAGTTTGAGGAAGAACCCTGCAGAATTAAAGATGAAGATAcagaggaacaaacag ACTTGATGGAAGTGAATGGAAACAAACCtcattatttcaaaaatgaagatGAAAATGCAGTCGTTTTAAAGACTGAAGAGGACCAAGCTGCAAAATCTCAAGTCCAAGAATCGTTCACCTGCTccgagtgtggaaagagttacaCATGTAAACCAGCCCTAAACAGACACCTGATAATTCACACTGGCGTAAAACCGtttacatgcactcagtgtggaaagagtttcacttaCAAACCAGACCTTAAGAGACACgagagaattcacactggagaaagtCTGCtcacatgcactcagtgtggaaagactttCATTCGTAAAGAAAACTTAGTTAAACACATGAGatttcacactggagaaaagctgTTCACCTGTACTGAGTGTGGAAACAGTTTCatatataaaaatcaattaaatgcgcacatgagaattcacacggGAGAAAAACCGTTCACATGCGCTCAGTGCGGAAAGAGTTTCGGATTCAAaagcactcttcaaaaacaccTGCACACTCACTCTGGAGTGAGGTTGTTCAGCTGTGATCAGTgtgataaaacatttgttttggcAGTGCATTTAAAAGCACACCTTAAAGTTCATGCTGGTGTGAAACCTTAcgcttgttttttttgtgaaatgagTTTTTTAGAACCACACTTATTAAAAAAGCATGAGCGCGTACATACTGGTGTGAGACCTTATGTATGCTCTTATTGTGGGAAGAGCTACACTTCATCCAGTGCCTTAAATTCACATCAGAAAGTTCATACCGGAGAGAGACCGTACGAGTGTTCATACTGTGGAAAGCGTTTCTTTTACCCACAAATCTTGACAGAACATGAGAGGGTccatactggagagaaaccgtacaaGTGCTCGTACTGTAGAAAGTGTTTTGCTCAGTCAGGAAACCTGAAAAAACACGAGAGAGTTCATACTGGAAGTAAGCCGTATCAGTGCTCGtcatgtgggaagagtttcaatCAAATATCTCATCTAAAGAACCATAAGCAAAAGTGTTGTCCAGAGCTGCCGGCATCACAAATAATACATTCACAAGACATTCAGGTTAAGCAAAAGCTGGAATTTGTTTCCATAGATTGA
- the LOC127501467 gene encoding major histocompatibility complex class I-related gene protein-like isoform X5, with amino-acid sequence MELRRLFFLCYIFLCTPHVQCEKHLLQYVYTALTKPAGFSGPEFSAVGLYDDRRISHYSNEEQTWKRDSQNSDIWRDTEEPDESRDRFIDLVNTLANCTRAKCDDLHTLQRRIGCEKDAVMNVTAFDEYRYDGEDFIVFNYDTIQWMEKNPKAKETKMKWNKQTHRNHYLQSYLKTCMNWISTFNHSISNAPDVHMFASEARHDRSELNLTCLATGFYPKHIEMKITLNNRNLEPFNSTGVRPNEDKTFQMGISVEIHRDEKQCIECHVSHSSQTNKTSWDGNYNCSEESRWHYLAAVAAAVFAAVVAVLSILSIIYKRRKLNAGRGRAEWKWSKAGGENVNNPHLCDTLVLSPMEELQKDERRSDDQRCTECLKTILE; translated from the exons atGGAATTGCGCAGACTATTTTTTCtctgttacatttttttatgcacaCCACATGTTCAGTGCG agAAACATCTTCTCCAGTATGTTTACACCGCTCTCACCAAACCTGCTGGATTCTCCGGTCCAGAGTTCAGTGCAGTGGGTCTGTATGATGACAGACGGATCTCTCACTACAGTAATGAAGAACAAACCTGGAAAAGAGACAGTCAGAATTCAGATATCTGGAGAGACACTGAAGAACCAGATGAGTCTAGAGACCGGTTTATAGATCTGGTTAATACTCTGGCAAACTGCACAAGAGCCAAATGTGACG ATCTCCATACACTACAGAGGAGAATCGGCTGTGAGAAGGATGCAGTGATGAATGTGACAGCGTTTGATGAGTACAGATATGATGGAGAGGACTTTATTGTCTTTAATTACGACACAATACAGTGGATGGAGAAAAATCCAAAGGCAAAAGAAACCAAAATGAAgtggaacaaacaaacacaccgcAATCACTATCTCCAGTCGTACCTCAAGACCTGCATGAACTGGATCTCCACATTTAATCATTCAATAAGCA ATGCTCCAGATGTTCACATGTTTGCCTCTGAAGCTCGTCATGACCGAAGCGAGCTGAATCTGACCTGTCTGGCCACTGGCTTCTACCCCAAACACATAGAGATGAAGATCACACTGAACAACAGAAACCTTGAACCCTTCAACTCTACTGGAGTCAGACCGAATGAGGACAAGACCTTTCAGATGGGAATCAGTGTGGAGATTCACAGAGATGAGAAACAGTGTATTGAGTGTCACGTCTCTCATAGCAGTCAGACAAATAAAACATCATGGG ATGGAAACTACAATTGCAGTGAAGAATCTAGATGGCATTATTTGGCAGCAGTAGCTGCAGCTGTATTTGCAGCTGTAGTTGCAGTTTTATCCATTTTGTCAATAATCTACAAAAGGAGAAAGTTAAATG cagggcggGGCCGAGCGGAGTGGAAGTGGAGCAAGGCCGGTGGAGAGAATGTTAATAACCCACACCTGTGCGACACACTGGTCTTGAGTCCAATGGAGGAGCTCCAGAAGGATGAAAGAAGGAGTGATGACCAAAGGTGTACAGAGtgcctgaaaaccatacttgagtaa
- the LOC127501467 gene encoding major histocompatibility complex class I-related gene protein-like isoform X2 gives MFSVILFLPVSLFLICEFRNVYLKSLHGRRGFKAAVPKLSWKKHLLQYVYTALTKPAGFSGPEFSAVGLYDDRRISHYSNEEQTWKRDSQNSDIWRDTEEPDESRDRFIDLVNTLANCTRAKCDDLHTLQRRIGCEKDAVMNVTAFDEYRYDGEDFIVFNYDTIQWMEKNPKAKETKMKWNKQTHRNHYLQSYLKTCMNWISTFNHSISNAPDVHMFASEARHDRSELNLTCLATGFYPKHIEMKITLNNRNLEPFNSTGVRPNEDKTFQMGISVEIHRDEKQCIECHVSHSSQTNKTSWDGNYNCSEESRWHYLAAVAAAVFAAVVAVLSILSIIYKRRKLNAGRGRAEWKWSKAGGENVNNPHLCDTLVLSPMEELQKDERRSDDQRCTECLKTILE, from the exons ATGTTCAGTGTG ATTCTCTTCCTTCCAGTTTCACTTTTTCTCATTTGTGAATtcagaaatgtttatttgaaaagTCTTCATGGACGTCGAGGATTTAAAGCAGCGGTTCCCAAGCTGTCCTGGA agAAACATCTTCTCCAGTATGTTTACACCGCTCTCACCAAACCTGCTGGATTCTCCGGTCCAGAGTTCAGTGCAGTGGGTCTGTATGATGACAGACGGATCTCTCACTACAGTAATGAAGAACAAACCTGGAAAAGAGACAGTCAGAATTCAGATATCTGGAGAGACACTGAAGAACCAGATGAGTCTAGAGACCGGTTTATAGATCTGGTTAATACTCTGGCAAACTGCACAAGAGCCAAATGTGACG ATCTCCATACACTACAGAGGAGAATCGGCTGTGAGAAGGATGCAGTGATGAATGTGACAGCGTTTGATGAGTACAGATATGATGGAGAGGACTTTATTGTCTTTAATTACGACACAATACAGTGGATGGAGAAAAATCCAAAGGCAAAAGAAACCAAAATGAAgtggaacaaacaaacacaccgcAATCACTATCTCCAGTCGTACCTCAAGACCTGCATGAACTGGATCTCCACATTTAATCATTCAATAAGCA ATGCTCCAGATGTTCACATGTTTGCCTCTGAAGCTCGTCATGACCGAAGCGAGCTGAATCTGACCTGTCTGGCCACTGGCTTCTACCCCAAACACATAGAGATGAAGATCACACTGAACAACAGAAACCTTGAACCCTTCAACTCTACTGGAGTCAGACCGAATGAGGACAAGACCTTTCAGATGGGAATCAGTGTGGAGATTCACAGAGATGAGAAACAGTGTATTGAGTGTCACGTCTCTCATAGCAGTCAGACAAATAAAACATCATGGG ATGGAAACTACAATTGCAGTGAAGAATCTAGATGGCATTATTTGGCAGCAGTAGCTGCAGCTGTATTTGCAGCTGTAGTTGCAGTTTTATCCATTTTGTCAATAATCTACAAAAGGAGAAAGTTAAATG cagggcggGGCCGAGCGGAGTGGAAGTGGAGCAAGGCCGGTGGAGAGAATGTTAATAACCCACACCTGTGCGACACACTGGTCTTGAGTCCAATGGAGGAGCTCCAGAAGGATGAAAGAAGGAGTGATGACCAAAGGTGTACAGAGtgcctgaaaaccatacttgagtaa